TTTGAACAATCAATGTGTTCTGTGTTCTATGCtgatattttgtttttctttcttcctGGTTCTGTTCTCCCGGTGTTTTATATGTATATGGATTATGGATTATCTCTGAATATTTTTTTCTGGAGATCCTTTATACATCATTGATGTCTCTGGGAGCACCAAATACCATTTATTTTGGTTTGGTTGTTTCCTATCAAGAACATGTTTCAGTTtggttttttttctatctttttttgtACCTATTAAATACTACGTTATTCTGGAGGAGTTGGTAAATTTTCTTGGAAGTTAGAACTTGACTGTTGGTATCGTGATTATTTACTTTTCGTTTGAGATTGCTTGGTAATCAAAATAATCTACTAAGAAGTTTAGCATTGAATCAATAATAATAACTCTAGTTATTTACtttggttattttcagatgtggaaTTTTTTTGCTTTATGTTTAAACATTAAGAGAGTGCAATCGGTGCCAGAGATTTTTAATTTATCCATCTGTAATACAACCACATCAAGTGaattttgattcttttctttcctcttttttcaATTGGTTTCTGAAAATATGAAGGTGACAAACAAAGTAACAATTTGGTTAAAAAATTGCATCTAACATTTGATCCAAGACTGATCTTGGTCTGGATACAGTGAAGTTTGATCCGAGTCCTTTTCTTTGTAACAAAGCTAGAATCTTATGAGGCTATTTCTCTATCCTGTTCGACTAGAATTGGATGAATGATGCTTCGCAACTTTGGGTTCCTTAGTTCTTTCCATTCAACTCTTTGAACTTACATGTTTGCAATGTTAATTACCACAGTCTTGTGAAAAAAATGACTGTTTATTTCTACCTATAACTGCAATAGGTGTATGGAAATTTACCTGAGTTGCTGATTACTATTGCTGTATCGGATATTGTTTGATCCAATTATAATTGCCATAATGTGGCATAGCATAAGGATATCAGTTATTTTCTTATCGACAAGATCATAAACTTGTAAGTTGATGCCATTTTGCCAAGTATATAACACTGTTTTTAAAGATAATATAGAGTTATACTTTTGCTTGGTTGAATAACCATACTTAGTTGTTCTCATATGGCAGGATGTTAGATTGCTTTCAAGTAGTTATTAGTATTATTGTGTTTTTTTACTATTTTTTACAAGTTCTCACATATTTTTTGAATGCTTATGAATATTTACATGTGTTGTTGAGTTCATAACAAATCCATGCACACTTGATACCATCTGTTGTCGATTGTAGGTTGTCTTCACTGGTGGGCGTACACAACCTGGTACAATAAAACCCGATGAAGGAGAGAGGCATCCTTATTCAGTTCTAGATTGCCAGCCTATACGTGAAGCTATCTTACCTTCTGTACTCTACATACAGAAGATCTTGCGGCGTAAACCCTTTTTGATTAAGAACCTTGAAAATGTTATGCGAAAGTTCCTTCAGTCCTTGGAGCTCTTTGAGGAGAATGAAAGAAAGAAGCTTGCTATATTCACAGCCCTTACATTCTCTCAGAAACTATCAGGGCTTCCGCCTGAGACCGTCTTTCAGTCATTACTTAAGGACAATCTTGTGGCTAAAGGGATAGTTCTTCCATTTATTACTGAGTTCTTCAAGGAATACTTGGTCGATAACAGTTTAGATGATCTTATATCACTTCTGAAGAGAGGTAAAATGGAGGACAATCTCCTTGATTTTTTCCCTTCGGCAAGACGCTCTGCTGAATGTTTCTCTGAGCATTTCAAGTGAGTACATCTTCTGAATTATTATGAAGTTTATTATACCCCTAGTCCATCTGCAAACTAATCGCTTACCCATTTCTTCATTTGGTGATTTTCCAGCAAAGAAGGATTGGTAGCTCTTGTCGAGTACcatgaaaagaaaatatttgaggtGAAGCTGAAGGTAATGAAATCAGCTCTGACGACTCAGATTGCAGAAGAAACTGATGTATCTGAAGTTATAGAGACTGCAAAGCAACGAGTGAAAGATGCTAACTTGCCTGATGTTGAAGTTGTGCGCATTCTCTGGGATGTGCTAATGGATGCTGTTCAGTGGTCTGGTAAAAACCAGCAGCAGAATGCAAATTCTGCACTTCGCCAGGTAAGTAATTCTTTTTAATTTAGTTCTATGTTTAGATAGAAGATCTTTGACATCTATATTGATTAGTGACATTTATATGTTCTCTTACAATAATTTCAGATTCTTCTGTTATTTCAGTTTCTTTTTTACTTTACTTTTCAAGAGAAACATGAGTCATAGTTGTAAACTTCACTAGATGCCTTTTCATGTATGTGCGACTCCTGTCTACCACAACTTTACAAGCTGCTCTATTTTAGTTAGTAGATACATCAGGGTTAGCATTTTGTGAATTAAAGTTCATGGGATGTGATAGGCAGAGCAACTTGTCTTGAAAAAGAAGTGAGCATGAAAACTGATGACCTTTGGAACTTGTAAAGTCATTTTATCTAAGATTAGTAATATGATTATCAATTTAGGTGCAACTGATTACACAAAACTGAGGTGTGATTGTTCAAACATGCATTCTGATTTGATGTAACACGGCTTTGGTCTCAACTTTAGTCTAAGACAACATACTAATGTGAAAAATAACTTGATCAATATGATGAGAATGGAAGGGCAAGAAGGAGAGAGGGATAGAATTATACTAGAACCTAGAGGAAACACTTGTTACAAAGAGATAAGACAACAAGACCAAAAAGCCTCTTGACAGAAAATTTCATGAGATCATTTTTATTGTCATTCTCATTTCACTGCATACttgttttatttattaaacaAAGGATAAGATGAGAATTCTATATTATCATCTAAAACTACTTACTAATCTAGATTATCTTGAAGATAAGATCTTGTTCATTTTAACGTTGTTTCCAAGAGAACAAACAAATTATAAATCCTAAGATGATGATATGATAAGACATTCTAACCAATTCAATATCTAACtaatacaaaaaagaaaacttgaAAGTCTAACCAAACTAAATTGAGttaaaagcatgaatcctttataGGATGCATTTATTTGCTTTCTGCTGTATAGAGCTCATCCTCAAAATCCATGGTGGAGTTGCACTagatttgatattaaaatttcattGGAATTCCTAATCAGGATGACTCTGGTTTTGAATTTCTCccgctgttgcaatcacttgaatcATAGAATTTCTGTTGTCTGAGTGAAGATTATAAGAATAAGGCTATAAGCTGGATGAAAATTTTAAGTGACTTTCAAAATTGAAATATTCTTCAATATTTTCTTTCCAAAGGTTTTTCATAAGTGCTGTCTAAATGATAAGACATCCTTTCCAAACCCAATATCTGATCAGTTCAAAAAAATCTTGAAATCAAATCTGGTCTATTTTTTGGGAATGTGTTAGATATCCGAGAATGTCAATGGTTATCGGAAGAATAGGGAAAACAGAATGATTTTCTTTGAACATACAAAAGGAATGGCACTCTTCCATTGACTAGATGATGTGGTATTTATGTAGTGTTATTCTGTGCTTCAGATAACTGTCACCCATTGCATCCAAGTATGGACTGGCAATTATTGCATATTTTCCTTCTATATGGTGTTTACATTAGATGGAAGGATGTGCTATTTCTATGTTTCCGTAGCTGAAATGCTCTGGTATCACAGTACATTGTGTCTAGACTCCAAGTGCTTTAATTTGGACATGTATGTGCTTAATATTGCAAAGACACGAAGTTCAACCATATCAATTGTTCAGTAATATGTCTGTTCGCTTTGGCAATTTTAATGATGCTATGCCATCAAAGTAGCAAAAAACATCCTGATTTTTGGAACCAAGATGTGTCTCATGTACAGAGGTTCAATTTCTCTAAAGATTAAATAATTGATGCATGAGGAGTTTAACTTGTGTtgggaattttttgaaaaaagtgTTCTAGGCAGCAGAACTAGGATGCAGAGGTTAACTTTGAAAAATGGATTTTCCAGTTCAATCTTGATTGGCTGTTCCTTTTAAGTTGACTTCTAAGCGCATGCTTATTATTTCATGCATGTGCCCCTAATCTCAGTTCTATTCAATTTAGGTTGCCAGAATTACCTAATTATGAGGATCTTTTAGCCATAGGGGACTGAATATCAATGTTTCTTGCAGATACATTTTGAGCAACTGTTGTTTGTTGCTTATATGGGGTGCCTGTCTTTTGTCTTGATGCTTCAACTATTTGgtaaaaatgtgcatgttttctcttttgttcttCTAGTTAAGCATCCTTAGCCATCGTCTTGCACATCATATAAGTGTAGAATATTTGGTTCTATCAATGCTGTACTTGGAAGTTGGCTTCCTGTGCATTTGCTTTCATGAGTTTCATAGTATAGATTTCAGTGTATTTTTTTTCATGTATTCTGTACAGCATGttaattgattattttttatgtatgTTATGCAAGTGTACACGTAGGGTATGAAATCCCTTGATAATGACATTCTTTGTGGAGGTGACTTCACCTTTTCCTGTTAAAAAATAAATTGAGTATAAAAGGAATGGAGAAAATACTCTTTATTTTTCatgctatttttttttatttatttggatCAAGGACTTTGCTATGTCTGCAGGTGAAAGCTTGGGCAGGGCTTCTGAATGCTTTTTGTACTAGTGGGAAACTGGAACTAGAACTGATTTACAAAGTCCAGATCCAGTGCTATGAGGATGCCAAACTTATGAAATTGTTTCCAGAAATTATAAGGTCTCTTTATGAGCAAGATGTTCTTGCTGAGGATACAATTCTTCTTTGGTTCCGCAAAGGTGCAAACCCAAAGGGCAGGTGCGTAAGCCTCCTTTTTCCCTCTTATCTATTTGGATGGAATGATGCTTTCTAAAGTTCGTAGGATGTAGACAGTTATTGATGCCAGTATCCAGATGTAATGGATACCGATGCTTGTTAGGTACTTGGTGTCAAAAATTTAGGGAATACTTCTCAAGTAATTTATGGGTGGCTTTTTTATTGACTAGATCTATTAGCACGGAATGGGGTGATTGATTCTAGAATTATTAATTTAATGTTGTCGTTATGGAGCATGTGACTACTGTCACAAGATCATCAACAGTATTGTTGGGTACTAGACCTTTGATGGTGGTTTATTTTGACCCTTGATGTTTTGGGTACTAGAACCGTGTCGGTCTCCAAAACACTGATTTGTCAGTACACTGACATGTGccacatttttcttttcttttcttgagatTCAAGTATACGCGAGGCATATGCTGCTGCCCATTCTGCTGACTTGAAAAGCCATTGATCTTTATGCATCAGTCTGGACTGCACTCAGAACCATGATTTTGGCATGTTATATGCACTAATTCACGAGTAGTACACCAGAATTCTCATCTTTTAACTGTGTTTACTTCAATTTCTGATTCTGTTCTCAAGATCATTCAATAAGCATCTGATGTTTGCAGGCAAACTTTTGTGAAAGCCCTGGAGCCATTTGTGAACTGGCTCGAGGAAGCCGAAGAGGAAGACTGAAGGAGCTGAAGCTGCATCGAGTGTGTTGTTTGAAATGAACTAGTAGTATAGTATGGCAATACAGTCTAATGATGATCTATATCTCCATGTTATAAATAAAACCTAAACTACTGCATGGAGTCATCGATGTCGAAGTCTACGAAAACCCAGACTTTTGGTAATTGTGTCTGATGCTTTTCCTGGTGAGATGTGCAAACACAACCTGTTTCTTGGTATCTGGCGAATGATCAGCTGAAGCTATTTCCAGATGAATGTGGATTATGCAGAACAAAATGTGGTCTTTACAGATCATAATTGAGGTGTGGGTGTGCAAACAGCTGGTGAGATGCTTGTTCTATATATCATATCGAGTGGCTTGCTTTAGCTAAAAAAACCTGCATGGATGCCTATTTTTTACTTTagctaatttttttaaagatttgtTCTGATGGTAATTATATTAATTTGAATTAACTAGTAGTAGTCAATCATGATTAGAAGTGAGTGAGTTATGTTAGGGCGAATGTTCTATATAGTGTCGCTATGACATGCAGAAACTAAGATTTAGAATGGAAGgtagataaaatttttgtatatatTTCAAGTCCAcgaagaaaatttttatttaatgtttAAGAAACATCTGTCCTTTAAAATATTTGTTTGGATATTTAAAGCGGCTAATGGTGTCCTTATCTTTTATGAAGGCAGGTCATATCTCACTCTTGCTGTCATCATTTTCTAGTTGCTTGATAGTGAATTCAGGTGATATCTTTAAAGAAGTGTTAGGAAGAGGTtttgaattttaaatattttttgtaattttaaTCCTCTTAGAAGTAGATTAGATGTATATTTAGATCAATGTCTAAATCGATAACTATCTTGTGTCTCTGGGTATTGACTTATGGTAGTGGATGTTCTTAATTTTCTGGGTAAGAAAATTATGTTATATCACATAGGATGAACTTTTGAAGGGTGAGCGGATTCATAGTTATATATAAACAAATGATATTAAAGCAATCATTTTGTTGCCCATTGATATTAATTTTTGAGATTGAGGAGACCTACGGATCACGTGAGATGAGTAAAACTAATGGTGCACGATACTATGAATTAAGATTTATTTACTCTTATATAAAGATATCGCTTTTTTAGTTAGTTATCTCAATAACGCAGTAAATATCCATTGATCAAGCCAAAATAATTGGAGCTTTAAGGTTTCGATGTTATATATCAAAATTTGATGATGATGAACAATTCTTGGTCGATGAAAATGAATAGTAATACATGAATCGCCATTATTTATTTTTCAGTGATAATGACGACTTAAATATGCGATGTTGAGGATTTCAATATCTTTATTGACGATTGATGATCATATTCACATTTCATTAtctttgttgatgatgatgatgatgatgtggcaTAAATGGCATCACGAAATCATTATATTTTACTATCTTtattgatgataatgatgatgtctCAGAATTGTTGAACCGAGGAGTAATTATTAGATATTAAGTTATAAAAATTATTACATAAAATTATCATGTACTCGAAGAAACAAAAGAAGAATTCTGAGTTATTCTGTAATAAATGGTAATGGAATCACATTCTGTAATAAAGGGTGTCACCATTGACTAACAACCAGTGGGAGATGCGACTCTAACAAAACTAGCGTTTTTAGTGCCAAATtaatatgataaaattttaatttttttattaagacatcaatgTTAGTTGATGTATTATTGCATAAATGATGAGTTCTATAGTCAACTTCATGTGAGTATTATGTCTATTAGATttttgtaattaaaaaaatatacttttttaattaaaaaaattaaatcctcAATTTAGTTTGAGTATGAGAGTACACTAGCATCACTAATGTGTATGTCCTTAGATTTATATAATgataatcggattgtgatgagataatGAGAATGAGACAGATTCGTCGTAGACCCTAAATCATAGGTTATTCAAAAATGGCATCGATATAACTAGACAGACTAGTAcgttcgtccatatgatggaagcgACTGATCTCATAATCGCTCATATGGGATACTAGAGGTACAGCAGGTGTTCATTGaaaaatgagtttattgatttatCTGCTTATGAAatattagatggttaatgatacctgacGTCAAATAACGATTCCGTAGCCTCAGTTGCgtgtctggtctttagacttgagacaccaaggacgcCTTATATGAGTAATTCATTCCTTGATGTCGAACTTATATATTTAAAAGTTTTAGATCAGATATAATTGGTTATTGGGAATGTCAATAACCATACGACAATTGAATtttaatagaggatcattcactctcgataTTACGAGAGGAATATCTCGTGTGTGCTTGCTCAAATAAAATCCTTAACCAggatcattcgaattgagagttcTCCAAGAAAATCCGACTAGAGCGAGACTCAGATATGATTCTGTATGAGCCTGATATTACAATGTCCAATATATGATCTATAGGATATAAGATAGATGGGAGACCATAAATACATAATAATTAAAGATAAACAGGTCGATAACACATCCATTCAGGAAGGGAATGGATGTGTTAAGTGGCTTAAAACCAAGTAAATTTTGTTTCAGGCAATATGgtgaactcttcttcttcttctttcctgtaCCTTTGTAGAGATTATGCGAGTTTCAGGTTGGCAGATTCAATCATGGGTGAGTTCGAGAGCAATCTGCTGAGCTCATAAGGATTTATTTAAAAGGAGGAGAAAATTGTTTATTTATTGGTAGGAAATTTGTCTTTTGAAAGGTGCAGTTGTAATCTTGGTTGACTATAAATGCAATAAACTTGAGTGTTTTGCACccaaaaaacagaaaaaaagaaaaaattgtatCATTGCTCACTCTCCTGCTTAACGGGGGCATCTCGGAATGCTGCGTTTCCACCTGCCAACCAACCTCAGGCATaaagttctcttttcttttctattttggtTGGGTGAGGCATCAGTCATTTGAAGTTGATCTACCTCATATGGATGAACATAACTTTGGGGCAAATTTAGCATTCCCTGAGGATTAGGACATAATTTCTGATCAGGTTAGTTCGAGGGGCATTAAAATTTAGCGATGGTATCTTATAAAAGATAAGAAAAGCTAGCAACGGGATATAAGTTGTGAAAAGCAATTACTGCTAGTATACAGTTTTGATATACCATCATAATATAGCAGCACTTAACTGTAAAGGAAAATTGATACTGGTACTTTACACGACTGGCTTGGCTTTATAGGACACACTCACTTTGTTTGGGCCTCTGCTCATTGTAGTCCTTCCTTCTGCTTTTTTTTAACAGAAGCAAAATTAAAGCCCGATGCAAAATCAAAAGACTGGAAATTCAAGCGATTCATTAAGATCAGCCAAAATTAGGTCTAATTAAAAGCCCGATGCAAAGAAACTAAACATTCCAGCTTCACACTCAGCCGAGTATTTAACATCTCAATTGAACTCTAGGCATCACCCGCCGGTGGCCAGGACAACTAAGAAGGTGGATATGACATCCAACACGTTTATTCATGGCTAGAAAGGGAAGCGACGACCCCCCTACAACCACTTCAACCAACACGACCTCAGAGAAGCATCCGAACTACTACTGATTCTTATGAATGTGGCGGATGAGGTCAACAACTCGAGAGCTGCAAACAAGAAGACCAAAATTCAAATATATAAACATGACAGCGAGTCATTTTTGTGGGCGGGCATGGAGTGAGATTTAGTTTACCTGTAGCCCCACTCATTATCGTACCACGACACGAGCTTGACAAACTTCTTGTTCAAAGCAATTCCAGCCTTGGCATCAAAAATGCTTGACCTGTAATGACCAATCAAAGAATTAGAcaattaaaatatcataataaagagATCAGCTTCGACAAGATTACCAAATCATGCAATGAATAACTTTTCAGCTTTGTCACCAAAGTAGTTTCTTTGACATTATTAAATATTTGAGCACCTGTTATCACCCACAAAGTCGGTGGACACCAAGTCCTCTTCCACGTATCCAAGGATGCCCTTGAGGTTTCCTTCAGATTCCTCCctgagatttaaaaaaaaaaaaaatcaaatagatGTAAAtgccaaacattaaaaaaaagaaaagatgattCCCAACACATCTCCATGGGTTACAAAGCATAATACGATATACTTGTTTATTAAGTCAATAATTGAAAATATTATGTTCTATGACTTTCCAGCTAACCTATGTCCCGCACCCAGATGAGTAATATCTACAACACAGTTGTGTGGATTTAATCATTGCCATTATAAGAAGAATCATGTGCGTCAACTTTGGCTACTTACTTAATGGCAGCCTTAATCTCATCATAGGTAGCTTCTTTCTCAAGTCTGACAGTGAGATCCACCACGGACACATCAACAGTTGGAACACGGAATGCCATACCAGTCAACTTTCCATTCAAAGCAGGGAGAACTTTTCCAACAGCCTGCACGATTAGCAGCAGATACAAGGTTCAGACGTGTAATTGGATGTCAGACTAGAAACAAGCAATTATCTCAATGGTCAAATAAGCAAGGGGAATAgaagaaacaaatttaatcagGAAATAAAGTATAACTGTGTAATTTGTAACTCTTTCGAATGGCCACTTGCAATGAAATGAAGTACACTTTAAAATGCATCCGCACAAGCATACTCTACACTCCACAGATCAACTTAGAATAATTTTAATGCAGAAACAGATGTCTTCTAACTTGCAATATCAGTGACCACCAACATACATAAAAAGCAGATATGCTCTCTCAAGTCATTGAAATGTGTGTATTCTTGAGCATACAAGCATAAATGTTATGAATATCTACATAATATGTTCAAATGAGCACCTATAAGTTTATGTATATAAcaatataaatcatattatgGAAATACCTTGGCAGCACCCGTGCTGCTAGGAATGATGTTGAAGCTTGCTGCACGTCCACCTCTCCAGTCCTTGCTTGATGGCCCATCGACAGTCTTTTGAGTGGCTGATAAACAAAAGCAAAGATCGTATCAACTTTGAAATGCTCAGTAGGATCATACAACTCGAATAAGAATTACCGGTGATAGCATGAACTGTGGTCATCAAACCCTCGACTATTCCAAATCTATCATGGATGACCTGCCATTAG
The window above is part of the Musa acuminata AAA Group cultivar baxijiao chromosome BXJ2-6, Cavendish_Baxijiao_AAA, whole genome shotgun sequence genome. Proteins encoded here:
- the LOC135614090 gene encoding glyceraldehyde-3-phosphate dehydrogenase 2, cytosolic-like, whose translation is MAGKIKIGINGFGRIGRLVARVALQSDDVELVAVNDPFITTDYMTYMFKYDTVHGSWKHHDIKVKDSKTLLFGEKQVTVFGIRNPEEIPWGEAGAEYIVESTGVFTDKDKAAAHLKGGAKKVIISAPSKDAPMFVVGVNENEYKPDINIVSNASCTTNCLAPLAKVIHDRFGIVEGLMTTVHAITATQKTVDGPSSKDWRGGRAASFNIIPSSTGAAKAVGKVLPALNGKLTGMAFRVPTVDVSVVDLTVRLEKEATYDEIKAAIKEESEGNLKGILGYVEEDLVSTDFVGDNRSSIFDAKAGIALNKKFVKLVSWYDNEWGYSSRVVDLIRHIHKNQ
- the LOC135614089 gene encoding uncharacterized protein LOC135614089, whose amino-acid sequence is MSSKEKPTLGGTRIKTRKRNITAPLDPAAFADAVVQIYLENAGDLELVAKNVESSDLNFSRYGDTFFEVVFTGGRTQPGTIKPDEGERHPYSVLDCQPIREAILPSVLYIQKILRRKPFLIKNLENVMRKFLQSLELFEENERKKLAIFTALTFSQKLSGLPPETVFQSLLKDNLVAKGIVLPFITEFFKEYLVDNSLDDLISLLKRGKMEDNLLDFFPSARRSAECFSEHFNKEGLVALVEYHEKKIFEVKLKVMKSALTTQIAEETDVSEVIETAKQRVKDANLPDVEVVRILWDVLMDAVQWSGKNQQQNANSALRQVKAWAGLLNAFCTSGKLELELIYKVQIQCYEDAKLMKLFPEIIRSLYEQDVLAEDTILLWFRKGANPKGRQTFVKALEPFVNWLEEAEEED